One region of Paenibacillus polymyxa M1 genomic DNA includes:
- the spoVT gene encoding stage V sporulation protein T, which translates to MKATGIVRRIDDLGRVVIPKEIRRTLRIREGDPLEIFVDRDGEVILKKYSPIGELGDFAKEYAESLFESTGHITMITDRDTIITVAGGSKKEFLDKQIGSIIEGSMDNRKTVLETASGSYELTRDHEETLSSFVTAPIVSGGDPIGSVILLNKDENVKMSEMEVKMAETAAGFLGKQMEQ; encoded by the coding sequence ATGAAAGCTACTGGTATAGTTCGCCGTATTGATGATCTTGGGCGGGTAGTTATTCCAAAGGAGATTCGCCGCACCTTGAGAATTCGTGAAGGAGATCCGCTTGAGATTTTTGTGGATCGTGACGGAGAAGTCATTTTGAAAAAGTATTCACCTATTGGTGAACTTGGTGATTTCGCCAAAGAGTATGCTGAGTCCCTGTTTGAAAGTACTGGCCATATTACGATGATTACCGATCGTGACACCATTATTACGGTGGCTGGAGGCTCGAAAAAAGAGTTTCTGGACAAGCAAATCGGTAGCATTATTGAAGGTAGCATGGATAATCGCAAGACTGTGCTGGAGACAGCCAGCGGCTCTTACGAGCTGACGCGAGACCACGAAGAAACACTCTCGTCCTTTGTGACGGCTCCCATTGTTTCGGGTGGTGATCCCATTGGTTCTGTTATATTGTTGAACAAGGATGAAAATGTAAAAATGTCCGAAATGGAGGTCAAGATGGCTGAAACAGCCGCTGGCTTCCTGGGCAAACAAATGGAACAGTAA